A stretch of Oryza brachyantha chromosome 4, ObraRS2, whole genome shotgun sequence DNA encodes these proteins:
- the LOC102706190 gene encoding uncharacterized protein LOC102706190: protein MGSSSYKHGQESRSSFSHTQRQRKREDIKINADMSSRSCGFAVSVLLLMLAVTASATTGEPTTHEEPHHERILLLADADADAHQLLRKEEEAAAAATIAALATEAVRVASAADQKKDGGGVAAAAAEWQDAKTSRLIATQGDDNRSGSSSPSAGGGKEAGSGKEAEKSKSCVSKEECHKKRLMCGKSCTMSAHTKCAAKCSKSCIPTCT from the coding sequence ATGGGGAGCTCGAGCTATAAACATGGACAAGAGAGCAGGTCCAGCTTCTCGCACACCCAGAGACAAAGGAAACGTGAAGATATTAAGATCAACGCAGACATGTCGTCTCGCTCCTGCGGCTTCGCTGTGTCAGTGCTCCTCCTCATGCTCGCCGTCACGGCCAGCGCCACCACCGGCGAGCCCACCACGCACGAGGAGCCGCACCACGAGCGGATCCTCCTCctggccgacgccgacgccgacgcccacCAGCTGCTgcgcaaggaggaggaggcggcggcggccgccaccaTCGCGGCACTCGCTACGGAGGCCGTGAGGGTGGCGTCCGCGGCCGATCAGAAGAAGGACGGTGgtggcgtcgcggcggcggcggcggagtggcAGGACGCGAAGACGAGCCGCCTCATCGCGACGCAGGGCGACGACAACAGGAGCGGCtcgtcatcgccgtcggccggcggcggcaaggaggCGGGGAGCGGCAAGGAGGCCGAGAAGTCGAAGAGCTGCGTGTCCAAGGAGGAGTGCCACAAGAAGCGGCTCATGTGCGGCAAGAGCTGCACCATGTCCGCGCACACCAAGTGCGCCGCCAAGTGCTCCAAGTCATGCATCCCGACCTGCACCTAG